One segment of Solanum lycopersicum chromosome 1, SLM_r2.1 DNA contains the following:
- the LOC138341841 gene encoding uncharacterized protein, whose amino-acid sequence MAQAGAFPVTFVGSQARVEGQTPDPIVAPDSQTPRTQPAAAVAPHFDSMEFPDMTSYLVNKPSMTIDEQKMFGSEREHKRAEFEGLQQGGMSVAEYEGKFHALARHALMILPTEAERVRRFVKGLIIPIRLGVSQVATSGVPFRSARGKRTRYSGDNGGAPPRSRVYLGRAYNPHSSRPIHTAIPVSEASYAGHNSSSSVHTSQGSSSRHVVRGGHAGSSNQPASCRGCFECGDMGHFVVDCPRTRRGGLHKGSQTSTSRAAQIPARGGAQNGRPEAEASDAVITGIIMVCHRPATILFDPGSTYSYMSTYFDPSLDILCESLDLLIRVSTPVGDSARQLVQRGCLAFLGHIRDTNVETPMLESIQVVSEFSEVFPADLPGLPPDRDIDFCIDVEPGTQPISIPPYCMAPTELKELKEQLHDLLSKGFIRPGVSPWGALGASVFSKIDLRSGYNQLKVRAEDMPNTTF is encoded by the exons ATGGCTCAGGCAGGAGCTTTTCCTGTCACTTTTGTTGGCTCACAGGCCCGTGTTGAAGGTCAAACTCCAGATCCGATAGTTGCTCCAGATTCTCAGACTCCCAGGACTCAGCCAGCTGCCGCTGTAGCTCCTCATTTTgatagtatggagtttccagatatgacatcaTATTTGGTGAACAAGCcttctatgactattgatgagcaaaagatgtttgggag tgagagggagcacaagagggccgagtttgagggtttgcaACAAGGTGGTATGTCGGttgcagagtatgagggtaaatttcatgccttggctagACATGCTTtgatgatacttcccacagaggctgagagagtgagaaggtttgttaaggggctgATTATTCCGATCCGTCTAGGAGTTTCTCAGGTTGCTACTTCTGGTGTTCCATTCAGAAGTG CGAGAGGGAAGAGGACTCGTTATTCAGGTGATAATGGTGGTGCTCCTCCTAGGAGTCGGGTTTACTTGGGCAGAGCTTATAACCCTCACTCCAGTAGACCCATTCACACTGCTATACCAGTATCTGAGGCTAGTTACGCTGGGCATAACTCTTCGAGCTCGGTGCATACTTCAcagggttcatcttctagacaTGTAGTTCGTGGAGGTCATGCAGGTTCCTCTAATCAGCCTGCGTCTTGTAGGGGCTGTtttgagtgtggtgatatgggacactttgtgGTAGACTGCCCTAGGACCAGACGTGGTGGCTTACATAAGGGTTCTCAGACTTCGACTTCCAGGGCTGCACAAATTCCAGCTAGGGGTGGTGCACagaatg GTAGGCCAGAGGCTGAAgcctcagatgctgttatcacaggtattattatggtttgtcatcgaccagctactatattatttgatccaggatctacttattcttatatgTCCACATATTTTGATCCTAGTCTAGATATAttgtgtgagtctcttgatttgctgatacgtgtttctactcctgtcggGGATTCT GCCCGTCAGTTAgtacagagaggatgtttggcTTTCTTGGGACACATTCGAGATACTAATGttgagactcctatgcttgagtctattcaAGTGGTTAGTGAATTTTCAGAGGTATTCCCGGCTGATTTGCcaggtcttccaccagatcgtgatattgatttttgtattgatgtggagccaggcactcaacctatttccattcctccttattGTATGGCACCAACTGAATTGAAAGAGCTGAAGGAGCAGTTACATGATTTAttgagcaaaggttttattagaccggGTGtgtctccttggggtgctcta ggtgcttcagttttctccaaaattgatttgagatctggctaTAATCAGCTGAAGGTTAGGGCAGAGGATATGCCTAACACAACTTTTTGA